A single region of the Bacillota bacterium genome encodes:
- the rpsC gene encoding 30S ribosomal protein S3, translated as MGQKVNPKGLRIGIIRDWDAKWYADKRNFSDFLLEDQKIRKYIKSTFFIAGVSRVQIERAANRIKVSIHTSKPGIVIGRGGAEVEALRRKLVQMTGKQVNVNIVEIKVPELDAQLVAENIASQLERRIAFRRAMKQTVNRAMKFGAKGIRVACAGRLGGAEIARTEWYSEGKVPLHTLRADIEYGFTEANTTYGKIGVKVWIYKGEVLPEAKAAAGQGGE; from the coding sequence GTGGGCCAAAAAGTTAATCCCAAGGGGCTACGCATCGGTATAATAAGAGATTGGGATGCCAAGTGGTATGCTGATAAGAGAAATTTTTCCGATTTCTTACTGGAAGACCAGAAAATTCGCAAGTATATAAAAAGCACGTTTTTTATCGCCGGTGTTTCCAGGGTACAGATAGAAAGAGCTGCTAATAGAATAAAAGTTTCCATCCATACTTCCAAGCCTGGTATTGTGATTGGGCGCGGTGGAGCCGAAGTGGAAGCCTTGCGGCGGAAACTGGTTCAAATGACAGGTAAACAGGTGAATGTAAATATTGTTGAAATTAAGGTTCCTGAATTAGATGCACAGCTGGTGGCTGAGAATATAGCTTCACAATTGGAAAGAAGGATAGCCTTTCGCCGGGCCATGAAACAAACGGTCAATAGGGCGATGAAATTTGGGGCTAAGGGTATCAGGGTTGCCTGCGCGGGACGTTTGGGCGGCGCAGAAATAGCTCGTACCGAATGGTACAGCGAGGGAAAAGTACCCCTGCATACTCTTAGAGCAGATATTGAATATGGGTTTACAGAGGCAAACACCACATACGGAAAAATTGGTGTAAAAGTTTGGATATACAAAGGAGAAGTATTGCCGGAAGCTAAAGCCGCTGCTGGCCAAGGAGGCGAATAG
- a CDS encoding 50S ribosomal protein L22, whose amino-acid sequence MEAKAIAKFIRISPRKVRHVVDLIRGKDVNEALAILRFTPKRASKPVAKVVQSAASNAEHNYDMDQENLYVAKAYVDEGPTLKRMQARGMGRADILRHRMSHITVIVEEKKEG is encoded by the coding sequence CTAAAGCAATAGCCAAATTCATCCGCATTTCGCCCCGGAAGGTACGGCACGTGGTGGACCTTATCAGGGGCAAGGATGTAAATGAAGCCCTGGCCATCCTCCGGTTTACTCCTAAACGTGCGTCAAAACCCGTGGCAAAGGTTGTCCAGTCAGCGGCGTCTAATGCCGAACATAATTATGATATGGATCAGGAAAATCTATATGTTGCCAAGGCCTATGTCGATGAGGGTCCCACCCTCAAACGTATGCAGGCCCGGGGTATGGGGCGCGCGGATATACTACGCCATCGCATGAGTCACATTACTGTGATAGTCGAGGAGAAGAAGGAGGGTTAA